The genome window GAACTTCATCCCCTGGACGGTGCGCGCGGGGACGTTCTTGAGCGTCACCGAGCGGCCGCCGAACAGATTGGCCGAGCCGGGCAGGATCTGGAGCGCGGTGACTCCGCCGTTGGCGAGCGCGCGCGAGAAGCCGGGGTCCTGCGGCCACACGCTGTGCTCGGCCCACACGTCAGGCCGCGCCGGCGCGGTCGCCTCGTTGACGTCGCTGTGCGAGGGCACGCCCGGGCTCGGACCGTCGCCGAGGTGGCTGTGGACGTCGATGATGCCCGGCGTGACCCACTTGCCGGCGGCGTCGATGGTCACCGCACCAGCTGGGATCGGGGTCGCGGCATCGCCCATTGCCTGGACCACGCCGTCGGCGAGGACGATCGTGCCATTGTCGATCTTGCCGCCCTCGCCGTCGTAGATGGTGGCGCCGCGGATCGCGGTCGGCGCGCCGGGATAGCGCTGGTAGGTCGAGGGGAACGGGTCCTCGTTGATGCGGACCGGCGCCGGGCCCTTCTTGTTGGGCCCGGTGGTGGCGCAGGCGGTGGTAAGGAGGGCGAGGACCGCCGCTCCCAGGATTGCGGTCCTCGCCATCTGCTTATGCCTTTCCGGGCTGGGTGCCGGGCGCGATCGGTTCGCCGGTGGCGTCGAGATCGCGGATCCGGGCGTCGGTATCGTCCCGGAGCGAGTCGAGGTGCATCCACCGCCGCACGATCGGCGACAGAGCCAGCACGCCGACGCCGATGCCGATCGTGATCCAGCCGAACAGGCTGTAGATGTCGAGCAGGCCCTCCTTGGTCATCTCGCCGTCGTGACCGCCGGTCGCCTCGCCGATCTTGCCGGCGAGGAAGTTGCCGACCGCCGACATGTAGAACCAGGCGCCCATGATCAGCGACGCCATAAACTTGGGCGCGAGCCGGTTCATCGCCGAGAGGCCGACCGGCGAAAGGCACAGCTCGGCGGTGGTGGCGAGGAGGTAATAGAGGAAGACGAAGATGACCGGGGTCATCACCGCCATGCCGAACGCCTGCGCGCCCCACACGAGGGCGAGGTTGGCGAGGCCCATCTGGAGGAGCGCGATGCCGAACTTGGCGGGCGCCGAGGGCTCCTTGCCGATCCGCCCCAATTTCACCCACAGGCCGGCGAACAGCGGCGCGAGGATGATGATGTAAATGGGGTTGATCGACTGGAAGATCGACGCCGGGACGTCGCCGCGGTCGACGAAGCGGTCGGTGAACAGGTTCATCGACCCGCCCGCCTGCTCGAACAGCGCCCAGAAGATCGGGTTGAGGCTGATCAGAAACAGGATGGCGTAGATGCGCTCACGCGGCTCCTTCTCCAGCTTGGTCGCCTGCCACAGCACGTAGCCGAGCAGTCCGACGCCGGAGATGATCAGCAGAGTCTGGATGACGTCGGTGTACTGGATGAGGAGCCAGCACACGCCGACGGCGACCAGGCCGATGGCGTAGAGCAGCCATTCGTTGACCGGACGCGCGTCGGCCGAACGGACCGGCCGCTCGCCGGCGCCGTTGAGCAGTCCCTTGCCGAGCACGAACACGATGAGCCCGAGCAGCATGCCGAAGCCGGCCGCGCCGAAACCATAGGCCCAGCCGAGGGTCTCGCCGAGATAGCCGGCGAGGATCGTGCCGACCGCGGCGCCGAGGTTAATCCCCATGTAGAAGATCGTGTAGGCGCCGTCGCGGCGCGGATCGGTGAGGTTGTAGAGCTGTCCGACCATCACCGAGATGTTGGCCTTGAGGAAGCCCGAGCCGACGATGATGAAGGCGAGTGCGGCCCAGAAGATGTTGATCGTCGGGTCGTTCTGCCCACCGGTGCCTTCCGCGGCCATCAGAAAGTGGCCGGCGGTGAGAAGGATGGCGCCGAACAGTACCGCCTTGCGCTGGCCGAGATAGCGGTCGGCGAGATAGCCGCCGAGCATCGGCGTGATATACACCAGCGCGGTGTAGGCGCCGTAGATGACGTTGGATTCGCCGTCGCCGAACAGCCAGTGCTTGGTGAGGTAGAAGATCAGGAGGGCGCGCATGCCGTAGTAGGAGAAGCGCTCCCACATTTCGGCGAAGAACAGCATGTAAAGGCCCTTGGGGTGGCCCGCGAATTCCGGTTCCTTCTGCGCCGCGACCTTGCCGCCGACGGCGAGGAAGACGAGCAATACGATTGCGGCGATGGCGGCGATCCAGTCCGCCTCCTGCCAGGTTCCGACCGGCTTGAACCCCATGAAACGTCCCTTCCCAATGGCGGGCGCCTCGCGCGGGCGCCTTTGTTTTCTGCGCGCACCCTAGCGGCGAATCCCAGCTTGTGAAGCCGGTTGTGACGGGCGGCGAGGCTGCTAGTGCAGGCGGCATGGAATTGAACGACGCCTCGTCCGCGCTGGCGCTGCTCGCCAGCCGCCGCTCGGCGCGGCCGCGCGACCTCACCGAACCGGGGCCCGACGCGGCGCAATTGGCGCGCATTTTGGAGATCGCCGCGCGAGTCCCCGATCATGCGCAACTGGTGCCGTTCCGCTTCGTCAGCGTCGCGCCCGAACAGCGCGGCGCGCTACGCGACCTCTATTGCGCAGCGCTCGCCAAATCCGACCCCGACGCGCCCGAAGCCAAGGTCGCCAAGGCGATCGCCAACGCCCGCGCCGCGCCCACCCTGGTGGTGCTGATCAGCCGGCCGGTGGCGGGGCACAAGGTGCCGGTGTTCGAGCAGGAGCTGACCTGCGGCGCGGCGGGAATGAACCTGCTTCACGCGGCGACGGCGCTGGGCTTCGCCGGCGGGTGGATCACCGGCTGGTCGGCCTATGACGAGACGGTCGCCGCGGCATTCTGCGAGGAGGGCGAGCGGATCGCGGGGTTCATCTATCTCGGAACGCCGGTGGCTCCGGTCGAGGAACGGGTGCGGCCGGCGATGGAGCGGATCGTCAGCGAGTGGCGGGATAATTCCTCCCCGGAACGGGGAGGTGGCACCGCGCAGCGGTGACGGAGGGGTCGTCTCGCGCGACGGCCCCTCCACCACGCCGCTCCGCGGCGCGGTCCCCCTCCCCGTTCCGGGGAGGATCGAGCTTGCATCCCTCCGCGCTTCGCTGTATTACCACAGCATGACGCTGCGCAACATGCACGAGAAGCCGGTTTATGTCCGCCTGCGCGAGGTGATCGCCGATGCGATCGTCACCGGGCGGTTCAAGGACGGCGACCCCCTCCCCTCGGTCCGCGCGCTGGCCGCCGAGGAAGGCGCCAACCCGCTGACCGTGGCCAAGGCCTATCAGGGCTTCCAGGACGAGGGGCTGGTGGTGGTCAAGCGCGGCATCGGCATGTTCGTCGCCGCCGGCGCCGCCGCCAAGCTGACGTCGAGCGAGCGCGACCAGTTCATCCGCCGCGAATGGCCCGCGATCCGCGAACGCATGGGCCGGCTGGGCATCGACCCGGCGGAATTGCTGGCGCGCGAGACCGCCTGAGTTTTTCGTCGCCCCAGCGAAGGCTGGGGCCCATGCCTCGATGTTAAGCGCAAACTCTTGGCATGGATGCCAGCCTTCGCTGGCATGACGTGGCAGAGCTACGCCAGCGCCCCTGCCGGCACCGCGTAGAGGGGGTCGGCGCCGAGGGCTGCAGCGGCGGCCTGGCCTAGCGCTTCGGGGACGATTGCTGACAGGAAATAGTCGGTGGCGGCGCGTTTCGCCGAGAGCAACTCGCTGGCGCCGGGGATCGCGGCCTGGCGCTCGAGCAGCCAGCCGGCGGTGAGGACCGCGGTCATATTCAGGAAAGGAACGCTCCCGGCGAGGCGGTCATCAGGGGGCGACTGGCGGTAGCTGACGGCGGCGACTTCGACCGCGTCGGCGAGCCCGACCAGCGCCGGGTGGGCGGCGGTCGCGCGGATGTCGGCGAGCAATTCGTCGAACGCCGCGCCGCCATCGAGATCGAGCTTGCGGGTGACGAGGTCGGCGGCCTGGATGCCGTTGGTGCCCTCGTAGATCGGCGCGATTCGGGCGTCGCGCCAATGCTGGGCGGCGCCGGTCTCCTCGACATAGCCCATGCCGCCGTGGACCTGGACCCCGAGACTGGCGACCTCGCAGCCGATGTCGGTCGCCCACGCCTTGGCGAGCGGGGTGAGGACGTCGCAGCGCAAGGCGGCGGCGCGATCGCCGGAGCGGCCGCGGTCGGCCTGGGCGAAAGCGTAATAGGTCAGCGAGCGGGCGGCGGTGGTGAGTGCGCGCATCCTAAGCAACATTCGGCGCACGTCCGGGTGGTCGGCGATCACCGCGACGTCGGCGCCGCGCCGTCCCTGCTTGCGGTCGAGCGCGTAGGCGACCGCGCGCTGGGTCGCGGCCTCGGCGATTCCGACGCCCTGGAGGGCGACGTTGAGGCGGGCGTTGTTCATCATCGTGAACATCGCGCGCATGCCGGCCATTTCGTCGCCGACCAGCCAGCCGGTTGCGCCGCCGTGGTCGCCATAGCTCATGACGCAGGTCGGCGAGGCGTGGATTCCCGCCTTGTGCTCGATCGACACGCAGCGCAGGTCGTTGGCGGTGCCGCCGGGCAGGATCTTGGGCACGAGGAACAGGGAAATGCCCTTGGTGCCGCCGGGCGCGCCCTGCGTGCGGGCGAGGACGAGGTGGACGATGTTGTCCGCCAGGTCGTGCTCGCCGAAGGTGATGAAGATCTTCGTGCCGGTGATCCGGAAGCTGCCGTCGCCGCTTGCTTCCGCGCGGGTGGCGAGCGCACCGACGTCGCTGCCCGCCTGTGGCTCGGTGAGGTTCATCGTCGCCGGCCACTCGCCGCTGACGATCTTGGCGAGATAACGCTGCTTGAGCTCGTCGCTGCCGTGCTGCTCGAGCGCCTCAATCGCGCCGACGCTGAGCATCGGGCACAAGGCGAAGGCGAGGTTGGCGCCGTTGAGGCTGTCCATCAGCGCCGCCGAGAGGACCAAAGGAAGCCCCTGCCCGCCCCAGCGCTCGGGGGCCGAAAGGGTCATCCAGCCGCCCTCAACAAACGCGTCGTAAGCGGCCTTGAAGCCGTCGGGCATGATCACCCGGCCATTATCCCAGCGCGCGCCCTTGGTGTCCCCAACCCGGTTCAATGGCGCGAGCTCGCCCTCGGCAAAGGCGGCGGCGCCCTCGACCACCGCATCGGCGATGTCGGGCTCGACCCCAAGCTCGGCGAGGTTCGCGACATGATCGAGGATGAAGCGCTGGTCGGCGGTCGGGCACTTGAAGCTCATGGGGGCATGCCATAGCGAGCCGGCCATGACCCCGCCAGAGACGCGCATACGGACCTTCGGCGCGGCGGCGATCGCCGAGGCGGCGGCGCTGATCGCGAAGGGAGAGCCGGTCGCGGTGCCGACCGAGACGGTCTACGGGCTCGCCGCCGATGCAAGCGACGGCGCGGCGGTGGCACGGATCTATGCGGCAAAGGGGCGGCCGGCGTTCAACCCGTTGATCGTCCATGTCCTCGACCTCGCGGCGGCGGAGCGGCTGGGGGAATTCGGCGACGAGGCGCGGGCGCTGGCCGAGGCGCACTGGCCGGGGCCGCTGACCTTGGTAGTGCCGGCGCGGGCGGACAAGGGCATCGCGGGGCTAGTGACCGCGGGGCTGGGCACGATCGCGATTCGCGTTCCGGCCCATCCGGCGATGCGCGCGCTGCTGGCGGCCACCGGCAAGCCGCTGGCGGCGCCGTCGGCCAATGCCAGCGGGCGGATTAGCCCGACCCGGGCGGAGCATGTGGTGGAGACGCTCGGCGGGCGGGTGGCGCTGGTGATCGACGGCGGGGCGTGCGAGCGCGGGATCGAATCGACCATCGTCGCGGCGACCGGCGGCGGCTTGCGGCTGCTCAGGCGCGGGCCGGTGGCGGTCGACGCGCCACTTGCCGAGGGGCCGGTCGAGGCGCCGGGGATGATGGCCAGCCACTATGCGCCGGTGAAGCCGCTGCGGCTCGATGCGGTCGCGGCGGAGGCGGGCGAAGTGCTGATCGGCTACGGGCCGGTGCGGGCGGAGCTTTACCTCGGCGAGGATGCGGTGACGGCGGCGGCGCGGCTGTTCGATTTGCTGCACCGCGCCGACTCAGCGCCCGAGCCGCGAATCGCCGTCGCGCCGGTCTCCGGCGAGGGACTGGCGGAAGCGATCCGCGATCGGTTGAAGCGGGCTGCTACGCGCCCATAAAAAAAAGGGGCGCCGAAGCGCCCCTTTTCCATCGTCGAACCTGGAATCAGCGCTTGGGGCTGTCACCGGCCGAAGGCACGCTGGCCGGAGCCGTCGCTGAGGCGGCAGCGGCCGCGGCTGCAGGCGACAACGGGGTAAGGACCACCTTGAGCGGATTGGGCTTCAATTCCTTGGTCGCGCCGGTCGCCGCGTCGACGCCGGCGCCGATCAGTCCGCCGAGGATGACGTTGCCGGCCAGTGCCGCCCCGCCCGCGCCCGACATCTGGCTTTGAATGTTCGCCTCAACCGGCTCGTAGCCGGGCTTGTTGATCTTCACGACGAACGCATCCTTGCGCTTGACCTTCAAGGCGCATGGAGTCTTGCAGGTCATGCCGTTCGACATCGTCACGTCGGCCCCCACCGGATCGCTTTCGACGACGAACGCTTGCTTGGTGCCGCGGGTCACGGTGGCGCACGCGGACAAGCTTACAGCCGCTGCGGCAAGGCCGCAGAGCATCAGTACCTTCTTCATGTTCGGAAATACCCCCAAAGTACAATCGGCGGCAGGACGCCGCCGCGCGTTTGCTGGCAGGCCGACCGGCAGCGATCAAGGGCTTAGCCGTCCATTTTCAGGCGGTTGTTGCGCCCTGGACACGCTCGCCGAACTTCTTCTTCAGCTTGGCGAGTTTGGGGGGGATGGTGGCCTGGCAATAGGGGTTGCGCTGGCCTTCGCCGGACCAATAGTCCTGGTGATAGTCCTCGGCCGAATACCAGTCGGCGGCGGGCTCGAGGGTAGTGACGATCGGCGCCGCGAAATCGGGCTGGGCGCGGGCGATCGCGGCGCGGGCCTCGGCCGCCTGCGCCTCGTCCTGCGGAAAGATCGCGGAACGATATTGCGTGCCGATGTCGCCGCCCTGGCGGTTCAATTGGGTCGGGTCGTGGGTAGCGAAGAAGATGTCGAGCAGATCGCCGTAGGAGATGACGTCGGGATCGAAGGTAATGCGGATCGCCTCGGCGTGGCCGGTGTCGCCGCCGCACACCTGCTTGTAGGTCGGGTTGACCATGTCGCCACCGGTGTAGCCGCTTTCGACCGACTTCACGCCGGCCAGCTGGCCGAACACCGCCTCGGTGCACCAGAAGCAGCCGCCGGCGAGGATTGCGGTTTGGTCAGTCATGCGATGGTCACTCCTTCAGTTGCGAAGGAGATAGGGTGCGCGGCGCGTCATTGCGAGCGGCTCGCGATGACGGGACTATTTGTTCTTGTAGGCGGCCTTGAGGCTGGCGAGCTCGAGGCGCTTGCCGACCCATTCGGCCAATTCCTCGAACTTCAGCGGCTGGTCGAACACGATGCCGGCCTTGCGGTCGGCGAACCAGCGCACCTCGCCCTTCACCGGGCGCAGGCTCTCGACGACGACGACAACCTTCTTGCCGAGGCAATATTCCTCGATCGGCTCGACCTTGAGGCCGGCGAGCGAAATGTCGTGGACCTCGCAGGTGTAGTAGGTCTTGCCGACGCGCAAGGACGCCTTGCAATTGACCTCGAGCCGCGGCGGGCGGGGACGGAAGCCGTGGCGCGGCTTGCGGCCGGCGAGCAATTCGCCGAGGTCGATGGTCTGGTCGAACTTGATGCCGACGGTGCCGTCGCGGGTCCACACCACCGAGGAGGGCAGCTTCTGGCCGTGGACGTCGACTTCCACGGTCTCGCCGACGGCGAGCGAACGGCCGACCTCGACCATCATGCCGCCGGCCGACATGTTGCGCAGCCGGGCGAGCTGTTCGCCGGAGGCGGCGGCGAGCTTGATGATGCTGAGCGCGGCCGGGATCCGCTCGGCATCGCGCCGCTCGGCCGGACGCGGGACGGCGGTCGACAGCGAAAAGGTGGTCGAGTCGAACGCGCCGATATCCTCGCCAAAGGACGGCGACGGCTTACGCCGGATCAGTGAACCGAACATCGCTCAAACCCCACTCTCCTCCCACGACGAAGCGGGAACATGGCGTTTTACGCGCGATGCGGTTAATAAGCGGTTGCATGCGTCCACCCGCTGTCGGCAAGAGGGCTCGTTAACGCCTTCAGGGGCCGAGGGGAGGAAGTGAAACGCCAATGACGCGACCGCGTCTGCTGTTGATCGACGACGAGCCAAGCCTCGCCGCCTTCGTCGCGTCCGCCGCCGAAATGTCCGGGTTCGAGCCGATCGAGACCAATCGCGATGCCGATTTCCAGGCCGCGTTCGATTCCGAGCGTCCGGCAATGGTGGTGCTCGACCTCGGCATGCCGGGCATGGACGGGGTCGAACTGCTGCGTTTCCTCAGCGCGCGCGGGTTTGACGGACCGGTGCTGATCATCAGCGGGTTCGACCGGCGCGTGCTCGACAGCGCGTTCCGGCTCGGCGAGGAACTGGGCCTGAGGATGCGCGGGCCGATCGAGAAGCCGGCGCGGCTCGACGCGCTGGAGGCGCTTCTCAAGGACAACCTGCCGAGCGTGGTCGCGGGGACTCGCGCGCCGTGATCGCCGCGTCCGATCTGGCGCTGCTCGACGGGTTCGAGCGGGCGCTGATCAACGAGCGGCTGCACATGGTCTACCAGCCCAAGGTCAGCCTGGCCGACGGGTCCTTGAAGCGGGTCGAGGCGCTGGTGCGGTGGGACGACCCCAAGCTGGGGCCGGTGCCGCCGTCGCGCTTCGTGCCGATGGCCGAGCGGCATGGCCTTATCGACCTGCTGACCAATTGGGGGCTGACCACCAGCCTGCACCAATGGCTGGAATGGCGCGCGGCCGGCCTCGACCTCGAGATCGCGTTCAACATCAGCGCGCTGTCGCTGCAATATCTCGACTTTCCCGACCTGGTCGAGCGGATGTGCCGCGCGCTCGACGTGCCGGCCGAGCGACTAGTGCTGGAACTGACCGAGGGCGCGACCCAGCCGTTGGTCAAGCTGATGGACACGCTGACCCGCTTCCGGATCAAGGGCATCGGCCTTGCGCTGGACGATTTCGGGGTCGGCTATTCGAGCCTGATGCAATTGAAGCAATTGCCGTTCACCGACATCAAGATCGACCGCTTTTTCGTCAAGGATTTGGCGGAGTCGAACGACAGCCGGGTGATCGTCGCGGCGATCATCGCAATGGCGCACGGATTGGGGCTGACGGTCACCGCCGAGGGAGTCGAGACCGAGGGCCAGTTGCGCTTCCTGGCCGAGGCGAAGTGCGACGTCGCGCAGGGCTATCTGATCGCGACCCCGCTGGCGCCGGCCGAGATGGCGGCGTGGAATGCCGACTGGGCGCGGCGCTGGGCGAAGTTTCGCGCCGCCTAGTCGAGATCGAAGCGCACGCCCTGGGCGAGCGGCAGGTCGCGGCCGTAGTTGATGGTGTTGGTCGCGCGGCGCATATAGGCGCGCCAGCTGTCCGAGCCGCTTTCGCGCCCGCCGCCGGTCTCCTTCTCGCCGCCGAACGCACCGCCGATCTCGGCGCCTGACGGCCCGATGTTGACGTTGGCGATGCCGCAATCCGATCCGGCGGCGGAGATGAAGGTTTCCGCCTCGCG of Sphingomonas mesophila contains these proteins:
- a CDS encoding peptide MFS transporter, coding for MGFKPVGTWQEADWIAAIAAIVLLVFLAVGGKVAAQKEPEFAGHPKGLYMLFFAEMWERFSYYGMRALLIFYLTKHWLFGDGESNVIYGAYTALVYITPMLGGYLADRYLGQRKAVLFGAILLTAGHFLMAAEGTGGQNDPTINIFWAALAFIIVGSGFLKANISVMVGQLYNLTDPRRDGAYTIFYMGINLGAAVGTILAGYLGETLGWAYGFGAAGFGMLLGLIVFVLGKGLLNGAGERPVRSADARPVNEWLLYAIGLVAVGVCWLLIQYTDVIQTLLIISGVGLLGYVLWQATKLEKEPRERIYAILFLISLNPIFWALFEQAGGSMNLFTDRFVDRGDVPASIFQSINPIYIIILAPLFAGLWVKLGRIGKEPSAPAKFGIALLQMGLANLALVWGAQAFGMAVMTPVIFVFLYYLLATTAELCLSPVGLSAMNRLAPKFMASLIMGAWFYMSAVGNFLAGKIGEATGGHDGEMTKEGLLDIYSLFGWITIGIGVGVLALSPIVRRWMHLDSLRDDTDARIRDLDATGEPIAPGTQPGKA
- a CDS encoding nitroreductase family protein; the encoded protein is MELNDASSALALLASRRSARPRDLTEPGPDAAQLARILEIAARVPDHAQLVPFRFVSVAPEQRGALRDLYCAALAKSDPDAPEAKVAKAIANARAAPTLVVLISRPVAGHKVPVFEQELTCGAAGMNLLHAATALGFAGGWITGWSAYDETVAAAFCEEGERIAGFIYLGTPVAPVEERVRPAMERIVSEWRDNSSPERGGGTAQR
- a CDS encoding GntR family transcriptional regulator, whose protein sequence is MTLRNMHEKPVYVRLREVIADAIVTGRFKDGDPLPSVRALAAEEGANPLTVAKAYQGFQDEGLVVVKRGIGMFVAAGAAAKLTSSERDQFIRREWPAIRERMGRLGIDPAELLARETA
- a CDS encoding acyl-CoA dehydrogenase — translated: MSFKCPTADQRFILDHVANLAELGVEPDIADAVVEGAAAFAEGELAPLNRVGDTKGARWDNGRVIMPDGFKAAYDAFVEGGWMTLSAPERWGGQGLPLVLSAALMDSLNGANLAFALCPMLSVGAIEALEQHGSDELKQRYLAKIVSGEWPATMNLTEPQAGSDVGALATRAEASGDGSFRITGTKIFITFGEHDLADNIVHLVLARTQGAPGGTKGISLFLVPKILPGGTANDLRCVSIEHKAGIHASPTCVMSYGDHGGATGWLVGDEMAGMRAMFTMMNNARLNVALQGVGIAEAATQRAVAYALDRKQGRRGADVAVIADHPDVRRMLLRMRALTTAARSLTYYAFAQADRGRSGDRAAALRCDVLTPLAKAWATDIGCEVASLGVQVHGGMGYVEETGAAQHWRDARIAPIYEGTNGIQAADLVTRKLDLDGGAAFDELLADIRATAAHPALVGLADAVEVAAVSYRQSPPDDRLAGSVPFLNMTAVLTAGWLLERQAAIPGASELLSAKRAATDYFLSAIVPEALGQAAAAALGADPLYAVPAGALA
- a CDS encoding L-threonylcarbamoyladenylate synthase, encoding MTPPETRIRTFGAAAIAEAAALIAKGEPVAVPTETVYGLAADASDGAAVARIYAAKGRPAFNPLIVHVLDLAAAERLGEFGDEARALAEAHWPGPLTLVVPARADKGIAGLVTAGLGTIAIRVPAHPAMRALLAATGKPLAAPSANASGRISPTRAEHVVETLGGRVALVIDGGACERGIESTIVAATGGGLRLLRRGPVAVDAPLAEGPVEAPGMMASHYAPVKPLRLDAVAAEAGEVLIGYGPVRAELYLGEDAVTAAARLFDLLHRADSAPEPRIAVAPVSGEGLAEAIRDRLKRAATRP
- a CDS encoding PEGA domain-containing protein, which produces MTRGTKQAFVVESDPVGADVTMSNGMTCKTPCALKVKRKDAFVVKINKPGYEPVEANIQSQMSGAGGAALAGNVILGGLIGAGVDAATGATKELKPNPLKVVLTPLSPAAAAAAASATAPASVPSAGDSPKR
- the msrA gene encoding peptide-methionine (S)-S-oxide reductase MsrA, which encodes MTDQTAILAGGCFWCTEAVFGQLAGVKSVESGYTGGDMVNPTYKQVCGGDTGHAEAIRITFDPDVISYGDLLDIFFATHDPTQLNRQGGDIGTQYRSAIFPQDEAQAAEARAAIARAQPDFAAPIVTTLEPAADWYSAEDYHQDYWSGEGQRNPYCQATIPPKLAKLKKKFGERVQGATTA
- a CDS encoding PilZ domain-containing protein; amino-acid sequence: MFGSLIRRKPSPSFGEDIGAFDSTTFSLSTAVPRPAERRDAERIPAALSIIKLAAASGEQLARLRNMSAGGMMVEVGRSLAVGETVEVDVHGQKLPSSVVWTRDGTVGIKFDQTIDLGELLAGRKPRHGFRPRPPRLEVNCKASLRVGKTYYTCEVHDISLAGLKVEPIEEYCLGKKVVVVVESLRPVKGEVRWFADRKAGIVFDQPLKFEELAEWVGKRLELASLKAAYKNK
- a CDS encoding response regulator, with the protein product MTRPRLLLIDDEPSLAAFVASAAEMSGFEPIETNRDADFQAAFDSERPAMVVLDLGMPGMDGVELLRFLSARGFDGPVLIISGFDRRVLDSAFRLGEELGLRMRGPIEKPARLDALEALLKDNLPSVVAGTRAP
- a CDS encoding EAL domain-containing protein, translated to MIAASDLALLDGFERALINERLHMVYQPKVSLADGSLKRVEALVRWDDPKLGPVPPSRFVPMAERHGLIDLLTNWGLTTSLHQWLEWRAAGLDLEIAFNISALSLQYLDFPDLVERMCRALDVPAERLVLELTEGATQPLVKLMDTLTRFRIKGIGLALDDFGVGYSSLMQLKQLPFTDIKIDRFFVKDLAESNDSRVIVAAIIAMAHGLGLTVTAEGVETEGQLRFLAEAKCDVAQGYLIATPLAPAEMAAWNADWARRWAKFRAA